The Apium graveolens cultivar Ventura chromosome 6, ASM990537v1, whole genome shotgun sequence genome contains a region encoding:
- the LOC141667589 gene encoding syntaxin-22-like, whose translation MSFQDLEAGRSVGFRRSGLANGKQDPTQAVASGIFQINTAVSTFQRLVNTLGTPKDTPELREKLHKTRLHIGQLVKDTSAKLKQASETDHHAEVSASKKITDAKLAKDFQAVLKEFQKAQRLAAERETAYSPFVPQKVAPPSYAESEIDERSDKHPEQRALLVESRRQEVLLLDNEIAFNEAIIDERDQGIEEIQNQIGEVNEIFKDLAVLVHEQGAMIDDIGSHVENAHAATAQGKSQLVKASKTQKSNSSLTCLLLVIFAIVLLIVIILLAA comes from the exons ATGAGCTTCCAAGATCTCGAAGCGGGCCGATCGGTGGGCTTTAGACGATCGGGACTTGCAAACGGTAAACAAGACCCGACCCAAGCCGTTGCTTCGGGTATTTTTCAGATCAATACTGCTGTTTCTACCTTTCAGAGATTGGTTAATACTTTAGGTACTCCTAAGGACACGCCTGAGCTTCGTGAAAAGCT GCACAAAACAAGACTACATATTGGACAGTTGGTAAAGGATACTTCAGCTAAACTTAAGCAAGCTAGCGAAACTGATCATCACGCAGAAGTCAGT GCCAGCAAGAAGATTACGGATGCAAAACTAGCGAAAGATTTTCAGGCAGTTTTGAAAGAGTTTCAGAAGGCGCAGCGGCTTGCTGCTGAGAGGGAAACAGCATACAGTCCTTTTGTTCCCCAAAAAGTTGCTCCACCCAG CTATGCAGAAAGTGAGATAGACGAACGTTCAGATAAGCATCCAGAACAACGTGCTCTCCTTGTTGAATCTAGAAG GCAGGAAGTTTTGCTATTGGATAACGAGATCGCCTTCAATGAGGCTATAATTGATGAAAGAGACCAGGGAATtgaagaaatccagaatcagatTGGAGAAGTAAATGAGATTTTCAAAGATCTTGCTGTGCTGGTTCATGAACAAGGAGCTATGATTG ATGATATTGGATCACATGTCGAGAATGCACATGCAGCAACAGCTCAGGGAAAATCCCAGCTTGTCAAAGCGTCTAAGACCCAGAAATCAAATTCGTCTCTG ACGTGCTTGCTGTTGGTAATTTTCGCGATCGTTCTTCTCATAGTCATCATACTACTTGCAGcctga
- the LOC141666692 gene encoding heat shock factor protein HSF8: MASTNGTNNPATGRSQSPAIPTPITNVNAPPPFLVKTYDMVDNPEIDKIVSWSDSNNSFIVWDPPEFGRDVLPKYFKHNNFSSFVRQLNTYGFRKVDPDRWEFANEGFLRGQRHLLRTIVRRKPTQGQSQQPHGQSSSVGACVEVGTFGLEEEVERLKRDKNVLMQELVRLRQQQQTTDHHLQTMVKRLHGMEQRQQQMMSFLAKAVNSPGFLSQFVQQQTESTKRLTEGNKKRRIKPDDGQIVKYQPNVIEAAKALLSQIAKSDASPKLETFDHSSDCVIPSDISSPLTASDHGSSPTHSSGGTLSKYPPISTGSYVPSDSGVILSGPSTSISDIKAGVTSDALITAQLPDVSSLIGEHELPSVSLPPDDINILDISKFEEMISGSNVSNPSGSNGAFLDPASLEADQTMSLDIGDLSPDMGIDWDNNSYFDEMQVLNSVEPAWEQFLEQSLVQADGEAMDSTLEDSTQKNEVKTLENEWSKAQMQRLTEQMDHLSSDTKKA; encoded by the exons ATGGCTTCTACCAACGGCACCAATAATCCGGCCACCGGACGATCTCAATCTCCGGCGATTCCTACTCCGATAACCAACGTAAATGCTCCGCCGCCGTTCCTTGTGAAGACGTACGATATGGTTGATAATCCGGAAATTGATAAGATAGTCTCGTGGAGTGATTCTAACAATAGCTTCATCGTGTGGGATCCACCTGAGTTCGGTAGAGATGTTTTGCCCAAGTATTTTAAACATAACAATTTCTCCAGCTTTGTGCGTCAGCTCAATACTTAT GGTTTCAGGAAGGTTGATCCAGACCGCTGGGAGTTTGCTAATGAAGGCTTTTTAAGAGGCCAAAGGCACTTGCTTAGGACTATCGTCCGCCGGAAACCAACTCAGGGCCAAAGCCAACAACCGCATGGACAAAGTTCATCAGTAGGGGCATGTGTTGAAGTGGGGACATTTGGCCTCGAGGAAGAGGTTGAAAGGCTAAAAAGGGACAAGAATGTCCTTATGCAAGAGCTTGTCAGGTTGAGACAGCAACAGCAGACCACTGACCATCATTTACAAACAATGGTGAAGCGCCTTCATGGGATGGAGCAAAGGCAACAGCAGATGATGTCGTTCCTAGCGAAGGCTGTGAATAGCCCTGGCTTTTTGTCACAATTTGTTCAGCAGCAAACTGAGAGTACCAAGCGCTTAACGGAAGGCAATAAGAAACGGAGGATCAAACCTGATGATGGGCAGATTGTCAAGTACCAGCCTAATGTGATTGAAGCTGCAAAAGCATTGCTCAGTCAGATAGCAAAATCAGATGCATCTCCTAAGCTGGAGACCTTTGACCATAGCTCGGATTGTGTTATCCCTAGTGATATCTCCTCACCTTTGACTGCATCAGACCATGGAAGTTCTCCAACTCATAGCTCAGGAGGGACTCTATCCAAGTATCCACCAATTTCTACTGGTTCTTATGTCCCATCAGATTCAGGGGTTATTCTTAGTGGTCCTTCAACCTCCATATCTGATATAAAGGCAGGTGTAACTTCTGATGCCCTTATAACCGCACAACTTCCTGATGTAAGCTCATTGATCGGGGAACATGAGTTGCCGTCTGTCAGTCTTCCTCCAGATGACATTAATATCCTTGATATCTCCAAGTTTGAAGAAATGATTTCAGGAAGCAATGTCAGTAATCCTAGTGGAAGTAATGGTGCATTCCTAGATCCAGCATCATTGGAGGCAGATCAAACCATGTCCTTGGACATTGGCGATCTCTCTCCTGATATGGGTATCGACTGGGATAATAACTCTTACTTCGATGAGATGCAGGTACTTAATTCGGTTGAACCCGCTTGGGAACAGTTTCTCGAACAGAGCTTGGTTCAGGCAGACGGTGAGGCAATGGATTCTACTTTAGAGGATTCTACAcagaagaatgaagtgaaaacTTTGGAGAATGAATGGTCTAAGGCTCAGATGCAAAGGCTTACAGAACAGATGGATCATCTCTCATCAGACACCAAAAAGGCCTGA
- the LOC141667878 gene encoding mitogen-activated protein kinase kinase 10 translates to MIRQRRHQQALRLSLPAPLPSCEFLHHNNLSSSSSSSTLSPLSSTSSTNSIAVDNIVDLEKLAVLGHGHGVTVYKVRHKHSANVYALKVLRFDEGEMKIQQQAAVREAEILRRVDSNLIVKCYGVFDNEFLDTDNGGDLCFVMEYMEAGSLLDILSICHTLPEKVISVVARRVLEGLQYLHGMQIVHRDIKPSNLLINSKGELKIADFGVSRVVATTNEEREWCFGTCAYMSPERFDSERWNSGDCNGFAGDVWSLGVVVLECFVGRYPLIDPGQKLDWATLICAICFGEKMALPEKASPELHNFVGRCLEKDWRARGTVEELLDHPFVTACCSGNVEGLLGNASDTWTQNPHSA, encoded by the exons ATGATTAGGCAGAGGAGGCACCAACAAGCCTTGAGGCTTTCTTTACCTGCTCCACTGCCATCATGTGAATTTTTGCATCATAATAATCTTTCATCATCTTCTTCATCGTCTACGTTATCGCCATTATCGTCAACCAGTTCCACAAATTCTATTGCTGTTGATAATATTGTAGACCTTGAGAAGCTGGCTGTTCTTGGTCATGGTCATGGAGTCACTGTTTATAAAGTTCGACACAAGCATTCTGCTAATGTTTATGCGTTGAAAGTGTTGAGATTCGATGAGGGCGAGATGAAGATACAACAACAGGCTGCAGTACGAGAGGCGGAGATTCTTAGACGGGTGGATTCAAATTTGATTGTCAAGTGTTATGGTGTGTTTGATAATGAGTTCCTTGATACAGATAATGGTGGTGATCTATGTTTTGTTATGGAGTATATGGAAGCTGGATCTTTGCTAGATATCTTAAGTATTTGCCACACATTACCTGAAAAG GTAATTTCTGTGGTGGCAAGACGAGTGTTGGAAGGATTGCAGTATTTGCATGGAATGCAGATAGTGCATAGAGACATTAAGCCGTCAAATTTACTGATCAACAGCAAAGGGGAGTTGAAGATTGCTGATTTTGGCGTGAGCAGAGTAGTGGCAACAACGAATGAAGAGCGTGAATGGTGTTTTGGAACATGTGCATACATGAGTCCCGAAAGGTTTGATTCAGAGAGGTGGAATAGTGGAGATTGTAATGGATTCGCAGGTGACGTTTGGTCACTTGGAGTGGTAGTGTTGGAATGTTTTGTGGGGCGTTATCCGTTGATTGATCCGGGACAGAAGTTAGATTGGGCAACACTAATATGTGCCATATGCTTTGGAGAGAAGATGGCGCTGCCAGAGAAGGCGTCGCCAGAATTGCATAATTTTGTTGGGAGGTGTTTGGAGAAGGATTGGAGGGCTAGAGGAACAGTGGAAGAGCTTCTTGATCACCCATTTGTAACTGCATGTTGCAGTGGTAATGTAGAAGGTTTACTTGGGAATGCTTCTGACACCTGGACTCAAAACCCTCATTCAGCTTAA
- the LOC141667880 gene encoding protein SAMBA yields MSNSSLSTSPARSSISTTAIVGANGPAIPSEDFHFPADLISFQDRKDEALLVLKADLMSALAKEVKSLDEDNWMFEGPRSRINYISKPGGFLNKRMESLKINLASKE; encoded by the exons aTGAGTAACTCATCGTTATCAACGTCGCCGGCGCGTTCATCAATCTCGACAACGGCGATCGTCGGAGCAAATGGTCCGGCGATTCCCTCCGAAGATTTTCACTTCCCGGCTGATCTTATCTCCTTTCAGGATCGCAAAGACGAGGCCCTTCTTG TTTTAAAGGCTGACCTGATGTCGGCACTTGCAAAGGAGGTAAAATCCTTGGATGAAGATAACTGGATGTTTGAAGGACCTCGATCTCGTATTAACTATATATCAAAGCCAG GTGGCTTTCTGAACAAGCGTATGGAAAGTTTGAAGATTAACTTGGCATCAAAAGAATGA
- the LOC141667879 gene encoding uncharacterized protein LOC141667879, giving the protein MYLIFGIVLFLLADIGSCKDTLNSTVRYITEPYFKKYDSLLDSDFQKFIAHEVPLDLCELSQDKVDLAPRLSLLQRRLIGEGSHRRLSTSVRFDINQENVSVPDHYCEAIIIEKLPSGVFADPFELQHLLHHGVYTEASVFGDTNLESPSIQSNRSLVEIHMDVGSNALSGSKNELEINIELPIHARYPPLGERGYSRIEFGLPDLFTRCNVQRKSHIEICIFNSTVSATKALGGSIVWKVPSGIEKHAPIVSFFTFISAILSAISIVLVSVSHSNFEPDDKKQS; this is encoded by the exons ATGTATCTAATATTTGGAATAGTGTTGTTTTTGCTTGCTGATATTGGATCTTGCAAGGACACATTGAATTCCACAGTG AGGTATATTACAGAACCATACTTTAAGAAATATGACAGCCTGCTTGATTCAGATTTTCAAAAGTTCATTGCACATGAAGTACCCCTTGACTTATGTGAACTATCGCAAGACAAGGTTGACCTTGCACCAAGACTGTCACTTCTACAGCGTCGTCTTATTGGTGAAGGTTCTCATCGTCGTCTATCTACATCAGTTCGATTTGATATAAATCAAGAAAATGTTTCTGTACCTGATCACTATTGTGAGGCCATAATCATTGAGAAATTGCCCTCAGGAGTCTTTGCAGATCCATTTGAGTTACAACATCTTCTTCACCACGGTG TTTACACGGAAGCATCTGTTTTTGGGGACACAAATTTGGAGTCACCCTCAATTCAGTCAAACCGATCCCTTGTTGAGATTCACATGGATGTTGGGTCGAATGCATTATCAGGAAGCAAGAATGAACTGGAAATAAACATTGAACTTCCTATACATGCACGCTATCCG CCTCTTGGAGAGCGTGGATATTCGAGAATTGAATTTGGCCTGCCTGATCTATTTACTCGGTGCAATGTACAAAGGAAGTCCCACATTGAAATCTGCATTTTCAATTCAACTGTCAGTGCTACCAAAGCCTTGGGTGGTAGTATTGTGTGGAAAGTGCCTTCTGGCATAGAGAAACATGCCCCAATCGTGTCATTTTTCACTTTCATTTCTGCAATTCTGTCAGCTATATCCATTGTTCTTGTATCTGTCAGCCATTCTAACTTTGAGCCGGATGATAAGAAGCAATCTTGA